In Methanococcus maripaludis, a single window of DNA contains:
- the modD gene encoding ModD protein: protein MSFYIPDYELEKIIEEDVNPLDLTSQIMKLDRFNARLAYKARHDMVLCCTEEAERICKMLGLDVLSYKRTGTCVTEGEIFFEARGRADNVHLAWKSVLRLFEGYCGMATRTYEFVQLARKQNENINVVTTRKNLAGTKKPTIKAIVAGGAYPHRIGLSETVLIFDEHLEFVNGDEELKKVLNEMKANALEKKIGIEADNFETGIKYIKMGFDYIQLDKCDPKTVEKFVKAAKEINPNVTVVAAGGITIQNIEEYAKTGVEVIVTSSLYFGKAADIKAIIEKID from the coding sequence ATGTCATTTTATATCCCTGATTACGAACTTGAAAAAATAATTGAAGAGGATGTAAATCCCCTTGATTTAACCTCGCAAATAATGAAATTGGATCGATTCAATGCAAGGCTCGCATACAAAGCACGACATGACATGGTTTTGTGCTGTACTGAGGAAGCTGAGAGAATATGTAAAATGCTTGGGTTAGATGTGCTTTCATATAAACGTACTGGAACTTGTGTAACAGAAGGCGAAATATTTTTTGAAGCTCGGGGAAGGGCTGACAATGTTCATCTTGCTTGGAAAAGTGTTCTTAGACTTTTTGAAGGATATTGCGGAATGGCTACAAGAACTTACGAATTTGTGCAATTGGCAAGAAAGCAAAATGAAAACATAAACGTTGTAACCACTCGGAAAAACCTTGCAGGAACTAAAAAACCGACAATAAAGGCAATAGTTGCAGGTGGGGCATATCCTCACAGAATTGGATTATCTGAAACCGTACTTATATTTGATGAACATTTGGAATTTGTAAATGGTGATGAGGAACTTAAAAAAGTTTTAAATGAAATGAAAGCAAATGCCCTAGAAAAAAAGATAGGAATAGAAGCTGACAATTTTGAAACAGGTATAAAATATATTAAAATGGGATTTGATTATATTCAGCTCGATAAATGCGATCCTAAAACTGTTGAAAAATTCGTAAAAGCTGCAAAAGAAATAAATCCAAATGTTACCGTGGTTGCAGCAGGTGGAATCACCATTCAAAATATAGAAGAATATGCTAAAACAGGTGTCGAAGTTATTGTTACATCATCGCTTTATTTTGGAAAAGCTGCGGATATAAAGGCAATAATTGAAAAAATAGATTAA
- the modB gene encoding molybdate ABC transporter permease subunit codes for MDSILFPILLTLKISFLSTFFVFFIGIFISYILARMEFRGRNSLEILVTLPMVLPPTVLGYLLALQLGKNGIIGSLFYKLTGSGILFTWEAAVIASFIVSLPLMVKTTTAAISAVDKELEHVSYTLGQGKLKTALKITLPLSKKGIIAGAILSFARSVGEFGATLMVSGNMPGKTNTMSLSIYQAFQTGDYNLANILVIILVLMSFLSIYLTGKMADRLNS; via the coding sequence ATGGATTCAATTCTATTTCCAATATTGCTTACATTAAAAATTTCTTTTTTATCTACTTTTTTTGTATTTTTTATAGGAATTTTCATATCTTACATTCTCGCAAGAATGGAATTTCGCGGTAGAAATTCTTTAGAAATTCTTGTAACGCTTCCAATGGTTTTACCGCCAACTGTTTTGGGATATTTACTCGCACTCCAGCTTGGAAAAAATGGAATTATTGGAAGTTTATTTTACAAACTCACAGGTTCAGGCATTTTATTCACCTGGGAGGCGGCAGTAATTGCATCGTTTATTGTATCACTTCCATTAATGGTAAAAACAACAACTGCTGCAATTTCCGCAGTTGATAAAGAATTAGAACATGTTTCATATACTTTGGGGCAGGGAAAACTTAAAACTGCGCTTAAAATAACACTTCCACTATCCAAAAAAGGAATAATTGCAGGTGCAATTCTCAGCTTTGCAAGGTCCGTTGGAGAATTTGGTGCAACATTGATGGTTTCAGGAAACATGCCTGGAAAAACAAATACAATGTCACTTTCAATTTATCAGGCGTTTCAGACTGGAGATTATAATTTAGCAAATATTTTGGTTATTATTCTTGTTTTAATGTCATTTTTGTCAATATACTTAACTGGAAAAATGGCAGATCGGTTGAATTCGTAA